One part of the Trichocoleus desertorum ATA4-8-CV12 genome encodes these proteins:
- a CDS encoding NERD domain-containing protein: protein MATLIPSLNSCLPRMTNGEKRLAERLERKLEEDYILWYDVAVGTKQLHPDFIVLHPGRGLFILEVKDWKLENIQRITQATVELLTPNGIKEVKNPLAQARNYALAVNETLERDRLLVQTEGRYQGKLVLPYGYGVVFTEITRKAFEQTDLGEVFDSNLVICKDEMTEKVDPEEFQKRFWDLSPYQFGKALTSEQIDRVRWHLFPDLRISAKQLSLFGKDVVEAEVEPQQQELIPDLIRIMDLQQEQLARSLGEGHRVIHGVAGSGKTLILAYRCQHLAQQTTKPILVLCFNVSLAARLRQMMEEKGLSDRVRVRHFHGWCVDQLKQYGLILPNKQRYQGDDYVEQLVQRVIQGVDQNRIPAGHYGAVMIDEGHDFQSEWLKLVVQMVDPETNSLLVLYDDAQNLYGEDKKQKFSFKSIGIQAQGRTTILKLNYRNTAEVLTLAYEFAKEVMAPTDDQEDGPVLVSPQSVGRHGPTPELIRLPSFKHEADYLVERVQQFNERGTAWNEMAIVYRSKFMGDRIHQQLQQAQVPVEWVNATTQSRNFHPDEQSIKLMTMHSSKGLEFPVVFIPGVGYLPNQYGTVQEETRLFYVAMTRAVDQLVLTCDRDSEFVDRIQIALSRTSRLAL from the coding sequence ATGGCAACCTTAATCCCGTCCCTCAATAGCTGCCTACCTCGCATGACCAATGGCGAGAAGCGACTGGCTGAGAGACTGGAGCGGAAACTGGAGGAAGACTACATACTCTGGTACGACGTGGCAGTAGGCACAAAGCAACTGCACCCAGACTTTATCGTTCTGCATCCTGGCCGAGGGTTGTTCATTTTAGAGGTTAAGGACTGGAAGCTAGAGAATATTCAACGGATCACTCAGGCCACGGTTGAGCTACTCACCCCGAACGGCATCAAAGAGGTCAAGAACCCCCTAGCCCAGGCGAGAAATTATGCCTTAGCTGTGAATGAGACCCTAGAGCGCGATCGCCTCCTAGTGCAGACAGAAGGACGCTATCAAGGCAAGTTGGTGCTGCCTTATGGCTATGGTGTTGTCTTCACCGAGATTACCCGCAAAGCTTTTGAACAAACTGATTTAGGCGAAGTCTTCGATTCGAATCTAGTCATTTGCAAAGACGAAATGACGGAAAAGGTTGATCCAGAGGAATTCCAGAAACGGTTTTGGGACTTATCTCCCTATCAATTTGGCAAAGCACTCACCTCGGAGCAAATCGATCGAGTGCGCTGGCACCTTTTCCCTGACCTACGAATTTCAGCCAAGCAATTGTCACTCTTTGGTAAGGATGTTGTAGAGGCAGAGGTAGAGCCACAGCAACAGGAACTGATCCCAGATCTAATCAGAATTATGGATTTGCAGCAGGAGCAGCTTGCCCGCAGTCTAGGAGAAGGGCACCGAGTCATTCACGGTGTTGCTGGTTCTGGGAAAACTTTAATTTTGGCTTACCGTTGCCAGCACTTAGCTCAGCAAACAACCAAACCCATCCTTGTGCTCTGCTTCAATGTCTCATTGGCTGCTCGGCTACGGCAAATGATGGAGGAGAAAGGACTGAGCGATCGCGTTAGAGTGCGTCACTTTCACGGTTGGTGCGTCGATCAGCTCAAGCAATATGGGCTAATTCTCCCCAACAAACAGCGATATCAAGGAGACGACTATGTTGAGCAGCTCGTGCAGCGAGTTATTCAAGGTGTAGATCAAAACCGCATCCCAGCGGGGCACTATGGTGCTGTCATGATTGATGAAGGGCACGACTTTCAGTCTGAGTGGCTCAAGTTAGTTGTGCAAATGGTTGATCCAGAAACCAATTCACTATTGGTGCTCTACGATGATGCTCAAAACCTCTACGGTGAGGACAAAAAACAGAAGTTTAGCTTTAAGAGTATTGGCATCCAAGCTCAGGGGCGGACTACTATCCTCAAGCTCAACTATCGCAATACGGCAGAAGTACTGACTCTAGCTTACGAGTTCGCTAAAGAAGTTATGGCTCCCACGGATGACCAAGAAGATGGGCCAGTTCTAGTTTCTCCTCAAAGCGTTGGTCGCCACGGCCCTACTCCGGAACTGATTCGATTACCTAGCTTTAAGCACGAAGCTGACTACTTAGTGGAGCGAGTGCAACAATTTAATGAGCGTGGCACTGCTTGGAATGAAATGGCGATTGTTTACCGCTCTAAGTTTATGGGCGATCGCATCCATCAACAGCTGCAACAGGCTCAAGTTCCAGTTGAGTGGGTTAACGCAACGACTCAAAGTAGAAATTTCCACCCGGATGAGCAGAGCATCAAACTCATGACCATGCACTCAAGTAAAGGTCTGGAGTTTCCGGTGGTTTTCATCCCTGGCGTAGGTTATCTACCAAATCAGTACGGTACAGTGCAGGAGGAAACTCGGCTGTTCTATGTTGCGATGACTCGTGCCGTCGATCAATTAGTACTAACGTGCGATCGAGATTCAGAGTTTGTAGACAGAATCCAGATAGCATTGAGCAGAACATCTCGCTTGGCTTTATGA